In the Epinephelus fuscoguttatus linkage group LG10, E.fuscoguttatus.final_Chr_v1 genome, AGTGGCTGTTAGCTGTCAAATTTTTTGTCGGTGGCGccaaaatgtccaaaatgaGTCTGCTCTCCCTGACAGTATTGTTTATaggtaaacaaaaacaagaccGAGACTTTTCCTTACTGAAGAAGACGCACTGCAAAGTCACAGAGTGAATGATTACTCCATATAGGCCGACGCTTCAACCCCTGAGCATATTTTGAATGTGCAGAGTTCAACTATTTTTTAACTCTCaagttgttgtcataaacttttctgtttgtttgttttctttctttttctcaacAGCCTACATAATCCAGCCATCTGTAGCCTATGATAACCACGCTGAGCTGATAACTGCCACCAAAACGATGACTCAAAAGACTTTCATATCTCAGttattacaaaaaataataatattacaaatgctttctttttcttgAAGAAATGTGCAAACAAGTGGCATTGTAAATAAAAGGTGTTCATATTTAGACTCCAGTTTTTctcaatttaaatttaaattttttagcTCAGAGGGTGTCTCAACTCCGGGCTCTAAAAAACTTGATAATAGCAGACACGTGTATCTATCAAGGGATCAAATTATTGCCATAACCGTTTAAGTAGTAATGGAAGCTTATTTCATGTCGATACAAAAATGTCCCAACTGACCCCGCTCTCCCCTAATATATAGTTTATAAGCCACTATAATGTAGTTGTAATAAAAATATAAGCAAGGTGCAAAATTAACTTTTCTTTCAACCGGCCAAATGGCTGATGAATGTTCAAATCTGACCAGATACCAGATAgtttaatgtatttttggctGATGAGTGAAGCAAACCCATCAGCCACTTACATATTTTACCAACAGGTGCACGGTGCTAATTTTTGTACCCTGgatttaagtgtttattaatgtatttgtgAACAAGcgtacctcctcctcctgtgggcACCTACCAGTctctaaacacaaaatatattcaaatattacTTTATAGGCTCATCGCTGACAAACACTGTGCATTAATAAAGACTTAAAAACAACTACATTATAGTACGTTATAAACCATTTGTTAATTGTTTGCATATTGTTTCTAAATGTGAAATttaaatcagaatcagcttcaCTGGCCGAGTTTGTGAACACATACAAATAATCTgacactttcttttttgttctcaATGTACTTAcacagaaatagaaataaataaagtgtcaCCAGCCTCATCAGTTACACGTAATACTTACAAATAACTACTTCTGTTCCATGGCTCCACTTTTCGGTTAAAGAGGGAATCTCTATTATGACTTTGCAAAAGTACCATCCACTGTTCTCCTCTGTTGCATTTGATAAAGTGTACACCGACAAAGTCCCCTCAGTGTCTCGCCCTTCATCCTTCAAGTTAGACGCCACGGTGGAGGTCCTTGCAGACTTGTTAACCATCTCTGTATGTAGTACTGTGTGTGAATCATTGACCAAAGATCGTTTGAAATACCAGACCACTCGTAGTCTGGAATGGGTCTCTGTCCTCAAACGGCAGTGGAAAGTCAAAGTGGAACCAGAAGGAACCTTCTCTTCTCTGATGTTGTCATCCAGAATCACAGGAGCTTGACCTGATATCACcaagactgctgctgctgctgctgctgctgctgctgctgctgcgatagatagatagatagatagatagatagatagatagatagatagatagatactacTTTAATCACTTTGCAGCATCTGCTAGTAAAAGCAGTACAGTAACAGGTGAATGTGTTTAATTCTactgcagctctgcacacatTAACTTTCACTCAGTTCATTCATTGTCTCATTCAACACCCTCATGTTTTATCTTTACGGCTTTGCTGTCAGTGAATTGTCAGTTTTCAGGACCCTTACCTGTGAGTAACACCACCAGCGTCGACCGTGTCAGCCACATTTCCATCGTATCATGTGAGAGGTGGTCTTCGTCGTCTTCTTCTGCTCATCCTGTCTGCTGTGAGCCTGTCTGCACATCTGACAGAGctagacaaaaaaaagtgtgtaggtgggaggaggttttttttttttcttttgttttaagtGTACTGTGAGAATAAGTTGTTGTCTGAGGAGGGGACTGACTGTGGTGGAGGttgcacacacaacacatttagATGGAAAACAGTGTAGGCTTTCAAACAGACCAGAGAAATCCCGGACTACACACTGCAttactgtttcattttgttttaatcaaaAGACATCAAAGCTGGATGCTTCCTCATTGCTAAAAAAGAACATCCTGCTGTAATCACACCTCTGCAGGTTGGTAGTGTCAGAAGTCGGTGGCAACGCGctgaacacaaataaaaacagggcACACAACGAAGATCCGAGGGGTTTGTGAAACCCTTGTGGGTTTTGGTGCAAGGGTGCTAAAACACATTTACCTTATCCCCACAGCGGTGTACAAGGAAATGAGCGCTGAGCTTCCTGTGACAAGACACAACTGAGCATGATGAACCTTCTGATTCAATCTCCAACCACAGCTTACAAGGTAATTGCAGGAGAGACGACAAAGATCAGAGATTATATAATAAGTGCGATTTTTCTCACAGTGTAGTTTCATACAAACGTGTTGAGGTGCTAACAGAGACACTTTAAAACAGAGTAACCACTAAGATCTCATCTAACTCTAAGTTTGAGATGTTTTACAGGTTTAGGTGATTAAAACCTGGAATCTACGTAGCACTGATTTACTCTAATATCTGGTATAAACTCGTCTTTAAGTCCCTTGAAGAAAGATGCAGTGTGATAATAAATGTTTGTTCAGGACAGCGGAGACAAAAaaccacaagaaaaaaacatctcaaGTGTACAGGGGGTGTGTAACATCTGAAACCTCAAGCATATGAACTTTATTTTCACAGAGACTGAAAGTAGGTCTGTAATGTCTGTAATGGAGCAGAGAAATAATCTCACATCATTCTGTTAGTGGAACAGTAGTTTAGGTTTGAGCAGGTGCTGTGGCTGAAATATAACTCATCTGTACTTTCAATTAAAGTGGAAATACTACACATTTACACTATGGAAGGCTGCTATTGAAAAACAGTAGGCCTACAGACATGGAGCTCCTTGTGTGCTCTGATATTTTATGTGTAGCTTGTtgcacatttaaatatttttgggttGGAAATGATTAAAGATGTGTCTCTGAAACAAAAGGTATTTATGTTGTTTCAATTTATgcaaacagaacaaaataaTCCAGcatgtagatagatagatagatagatagatagatagatagctgTTACTACAATAGGTTATAATATTAGTGCAAATATAGGTGTTGACAGTGCAGGTATTGTataatttgaaaatgaaatgaaataaaacaaaataaaataaaatacaaatgtgtATATAAAATTATgaaccaaaacaaagtaaaaaaaaaagtgaaataaggAATAAGAATGCTGGAAAAGATATAATGCAAAATGAAGATAAATATATGAACAGATGACACTgcaaattaaattttattttgttttattactgGTATTGCAATGTAAAGTCTAATATGaatatatgaataaaaataaaatagaattaaattatatataaatataaatattataaacaAACTTTTTGTAAAAGGTACTAAAATAAGGAATAGTGATGCATTATTGCTCAACTGTACCTTAACACCATTattgttaaaggataacttcggtatttttcaacctgggctctatttccccatgtgtatgtgtgcgtatgattcataggtacaactcattctaaaactggttcagtattgagggaggcggatgcagccggcagccacgggggcaaatgcgtcccgtataagtttgcgcattaaaagtgctttttttcaccactgaccggttcagatcgccagtgctatctctgtaaatagcatactaagtgtttcgaacattgtttatataacattaactccactgtgtctgtagctctctctactcgtgggacagccgtcttcttgaggaagaggtgtttcgggattggatgtcttcccTTCTtcagctggcagtagtcatcttgggagaagtgagcactgcagacctgatggtctgcaaggcgcagtgtctggacaggagtgttagcatccatttgtagcacaactagccacaacttcagcatctccccgtccgacaaaggcagcctatgaaagctgatgtcggggtgttgcgcgacatcctgttcttgcaattcggataagcacaaacacgaaccattgttttcagtcgatgcagtaaaactctcagctgtactccgggacaaccagcgccactctgagcggcgctcagcatggctcctctgttttcttctggcaacaagcaaagctctcgcgagatgacgtcacagcccagaggtaagggaaacgcttagtatgctatttacagagatagcactggtgatctgaaccagtcagtggcgaaaaaaagcacttttaatgcacaaacttatacgggacgcatttgccccctttaccgttttagctcatttcgcggctcccggctgcatccgcctccctcaatactgaaccaattttagaacgagttgtacctatgaatcatacgtacacatacacatggggaaatagagcccaggttgaaaagttatcctttaatgtacagttttacAATGTATGTGACACAATAGTGCAAACAGGCAGGTGGGAGCAGGAAGTTatataaacagtaaaaaagaGCACATCTTATAAAAATAGTGGTGTTACCTGATGCAGTCATTCTGTGCTCATGGCCTGTTTGGCGTAGAGAATAAAGGACCTCTTATATATTTTCCGACTGGTTCTAAGTCGACGCCCAGGCGGGAGCAGCTCAAACTCTGAGTGTAATAGATGTGAGGCATTGGCAACTGTATGTTTGGCCCTCCTGCGTACAGCACTGTCAGACGCATGACAGAGTTGTTTCTGTGACGTGCCGATCACCTTCCCCGAAATACTGACAGTCTTGGAGAGCTTGTTTTTGCTCTCTGCACTCAGGCTGCTGTAACGTACCATGCTGTGATGTTGAATGATAAAATGCTCTCTGAGTTTTCATTAAAAGTTCAAGTCTGTTCCACTTTTTCTCCAGGCTGGTTATTGATTACGACCCGCAGGACATGACTGGCGCcatctggttttgtttgtttgtgtaggGTCACATTCATTTCCAGTTTACTCGCCTGACACCAGTCCTGAAGATTAGTGACCTGATTAAAGTAAGCCTCTTCATACGTGGCATTATCTTCCAGCAGAGGAGCAACCGGAGACATACCATCCGCATGTTTAAACAGCCTGACATTGTTGCTGTGGGCGGTCATTTCCTTTGTATACATGGAAAACAGCAGTGGTGACAGCACACAGCCCTGTGGTGTCACACCTCAAGTCTTAGGTCATGTTTCTTGTTTCATGCATTCATGTTGCTTCCTGTGTTAgtttgaaactcacatctcccctcgtttcagatcacttcacttcctgcctgtgtgtgttctccctcccttttgatgacctcacctgtgtctgattgtctgtgcCGCCCTCatcagcctcacctgtgtctcattatccttcccctcaccacagtgtttagtgtgtgtcttgttttctctcagtgtcaGCTCGTCTCAGCTCCTCGTGTGTTGAGCGTTACAGTCTTTTGTTTCCCAGTGTCTGTTTCTTGGTTTTAGGATTTAACCTGTTGATTGACTCTGACTCTGCTCCATCCCtgttggatttgtttgcctTCATTGGAAGCCCCTCTGTGTACCAAACCTACCTTTTGACCAGTGAAGACTGTTCATTTACCTGCTCCAACCTGCCTGTCTACAGTCTCCATTAAGCTTCCTGGCTCGACAAATAACCTCAGTGAACTCTTATTGTGTCATCTGAGTCTGCTTTTGGGTTCCTATTATTACTACAAACCTTAACGAACACTGCtgaaacgtaaagtttcaacaGCTACATGATAATGTACAAGGTCTGTAGAAAGGTACAGTGCGTCTCTGACTATCCGGCTGCACATTTAGTAGCAACATGATCAAATTTCTTTTAATCAAGAATTTGTTATTGCTGCAGAAGAAATGTGGTTGCTTGTCAAAAATATAGATGTACAGTAGTTCACACCcatataacaaaataacatcATTCTATCATTGGATctcattgattaaaaaaaagattatatatttttattctgcATCAGGATGAAgtcattctgtttgttttaaaacattttgccaACAATCCCACAGATACAGCACGCTCTGCACTGTCAGACAGGTGTTAAATCAGTGAATGATCTGTAACTGCTGCCTGAGAGAAAATGTCAAAGGGACATTTGTGTCATGCAGATCGTCCTGTAGGTGATGGCATCCTGAATGAATACTGCCCTGGACACCTATTTACTAAATCATACCACCTTCCAGAGATgggcaaaatgtattttgataaaaaaaaaatacaaaatacccctcaaataaatgtatcaaaataaaatacatgtattttgtattttcaaatacaggaaatactttttgtctttttctttttagcagcgaCCCTCAGCTCTATAGGTCACTCTCAGAcggtccacaaagcttttcgtgaataactcaaaaagtccatgaccaaaaaagctcaaaatttgcatactgcaactagagaccatgagtaactatacCAGAAGGAATGCACACAATTCGTccataggtggcgctatactaACCGATTCAATTCTTTTTGTGactaactcaaaaagtccttgaccaaaaatgcacGTGTACACAAATGTACATGCTGCAATtagagaccatgagtaactataccagaaagaacaaccatgattcattcattaatgGCGTGATAGTAGCAAATTTGGTCGCAGCTGTTGCAGATTAGAGATGGGATTTATGGCTCTTTGAGGGGAGCCGGATCTTGGTGAGCTGTTCCTTTCAAAGAGCCGTTCAAAAAACTGGctcatttgactgatttttatatttattaagttttaagAAGCCAGCCTGGTGGTAACTCATTTTATCTTGGAAATAATCACTGGGAGGTATGATGGGGTGagatttggaacaaaataatacaaaattaaataTCCCACCAATATCTGAGTTTgaattattctgaaatattgattataacCTCATTTGACATGTGTGGActagattttaaagtctgatcTGGATTCATTGTAAATATTCCACAAGGTTGCGCCAAATCACTCTGctttgacagtgacatcactatTTTGGATTTAACTTTTATACaaattgtttgtatgtgtgtaaagctaCCATGACTTGTTATTCATGCAACACCGTGACCTTAACActaacaaataaacattaaaaaacaaagaaggcTACAGTGAATTTTGCTCAGGGGAGGAGCAcacagtgatattaaaaaaaaaagaaagaaagaaaaaagaaacaaacggTTCCCAACTGTGACTCGGCTCCCATCGTTCATGTTAACGAGCCGTTCAATAGAATCGGTTCGTTCGTTCGTCACAACACTATTGCAGATTTACGCTTGTTTTCTCACAGTTTGGTGTAGCAGAGTATTCAGGTTTGGGCTATAGGATATACACAGTTAGCATAAGCATCTCTAGCTTGATATTATAAGATACGGTAGCTACTGTAGCTGGTTCACTTGTTTGCTGTCTAACTTGGAGCTTTTGGAGCCCTGTGTTCAACTTTTTTCaaatgagaaagagaaaaaaagctaGGGACATGTAGgctaccctaaaatattatttattgattcatatttacattcagacaactttattgatcccacgtgaggcaattcatttgta is a window encoding:
- the LOC125896005 gene encoding uncharacterized protein LOC125896005 isoform X4, which gives rise to MEMWLTRSTLVVLLTAAAAAAAVLVISGQAPVILDDNIREEKVPSGSTLTFHCRLRTETHSRLRVVWYFKRSLVNDSHTVLHTEMVNKSARTSTVASNLKDEGRDTEGTLSVYTLSNATEENSGWYFCKVIIEIPSLTEKWSHGTEVVISKSIEHTTYLSRPIATAKQDGPPIIDLWMWIILGVSAFILIVLLVTCVCLRRRRRRNRGEDPVYANTRRQPSPRPGMDNLKTVPSSQHLRNPSPSTTYDDGKRRYKHRKCDGTSKTSKPAHHHHV
- the LOC125896005 gene encoding uncharacterized protein LOC125896005 isoform X6, which codes for MEMWLTRSTLVVLLTAAAAAAAVLVISGQAPVILDDNIREEKVPSGSTLTFHCRLRTETHSRLRVVWYFKRSLVNDSHTVLHTEMVNKSARTSTVASNLKDEGRDTEGTLSVYTLSNATEENSGWYFCKVIIEIPSLTEKWSHGTEVVIYGPPIIDLWMWIILGVSAFILIVLLVTCVCLRRRRRRNRGEDPVYANTRRQPSPRPGMDNLKTVPSSQHLRNPSPSTTYDDGKRRYKHRKCDGTSKTSKPAHHHHV
- the LOC125896005 gene encoding uncharacterized protein LOC125896005 isoform X3, with the translated sequence MEMWLTRSTLVVLLTAAAAAVLVISGQAPVILDDNIREEKVPSGSTLTFHCRLRTETHSRLRVVWYFKRSLVNDSHTVLHTEMVNKSARTSTVASNLKDEGRDTEGTLSVYTLSNATEENSGWYFCKVIIEIPSLTEKWSHGTEVVISKSIEHTTYLSRPIATAKQATVSPTDGPPIIDLWMWIILGVSAFILIVLLVTCVCLRRRRRRNRGEDPVYANTRRQPSPRPGMDNLKTVPSSQHLRNPSPSTTYDDGKRRYKHRKCDGTSKTSKPAHHHHV
- the LOC125896005 gene encoding uncharacterized protein LOC125896005 isoform X2, which produces MEMWLTRSTLVVLLTAAAAAAVLVISGQAPVILDDNIREEKVPSGSTLTFHCRLRTETHSRLRVVWYFKRSLVNDSHTVLHTEMVNKSARTSTVASNLKDEGRDTEGTLSVYTLSNATEENSGWYFCKVIIEIPSLTEKWSHGTEVVISKSIEHTTYLSRPIATAKQATVSPTDGPPIIDLWMWIILGVSAFILIVLLVTCVCLRRRRRRNRGEDPVYANTRRQPSPRPGMDNLKTVPSSQHLRNPSPSTTYDDGKRRYKHRKCDGTSKTSKPAHHHHV
- the LOC125896005 gene encoding uncharacterized protein LOC125896005 isoform X5 is translated as MEMWLTRSTLVVLLTAAAAAAAVLVISGQAPVILDDNIREEKVPSGSTLTFHCRLRTETHSRLRVVWYFKRSLVNDSHTVLHTEMVNKSARTSTVASNLKDEGRDTEGTLSVYTLSNATEENSGWYFCKVIIEIPSLTEKWSHGTEVVISTVSPTDGPPIIDLWMWIILGVSAFILIVLLVTCVCLRRRRRRNRGEDPVYANTRRQPSPRPGMDNLKTVPSSQHLRNPSPSTTYDDGKRRYKHRKCDGTSKTSKPAHHHHV
- the LOC125896005 gene encoding uncharacterized protein LOC125896005 isoform X1, producing MEMWLTRSTLVVLLTAAAAAAAVLVISGQAPVILDDNIREEKVPSGSTLTFHCRLRTETHSRLRVVWYFKRSLVNDSHTVLHTEMVNKSARTSTVASNLKDEGRDTEGTLSVYTLSNATEENSGWYFCKVIIEIPSLTEKWSHGTEVVISKSIEHTTYLSRPIATAKQATVSPTDGPPIIDLWMWIILGVSAFILIVLLVTCVCLRRRRRRNRGEDPVYANTRRQPSPRPGMDNLKTVPSSQHLRNPSPSTTYDDGKRRYKHRKCDGTSKTSKPAHHHHV